A portion of the Malania oleifera isolate guangnan ecotype guangnan chromosome 3, ASM2987363v1, whole genome shotgun sequence genome contains these proteins:
- the LOC131150228 gene encoding serine/threonine-protein kinase OXI1-like, translating into MDDDEGLLRRSVRKLHLSQLQVVSALGRGAKGVVFLVRDLGFDAAADEFFALKVISKALIAAKGDGDSEGSRRKRVRFEQLALSRFRHPLLPSLHGVFESEKLVGYAIGYCPGRDLHSLRKRQTEKMFSDDIIRFYAAELVLALEYLHGLGIVYRDLKPENIMIQENGHLMLVDFDLSTELPVKTPQVVNSAASSNSPKRKRRFSAFYKFRRNSGISPDDSAGKSNSNDADRAGKSNSFVGTEEYVAPEIILGNGHDFAVDWWSLGVVLYEMLYGATPFRGSSRKDTFYRILAKEPELVGEATSLRDLIRKLLEKDPKQRIGVEGIKGHDFFKAVDWDTILQIQRPPFIPLGPDIEDVDGNKGIDLESFVEDAHKKHNDEKTNTPEQNKSENTNEGVWINQNNNSEYNKFSIF; encoded by the exons ATGGACGACGACGAGGGTCTCCTACGCCGCAGCGTTCGAAAGCTCCATCTCTCGCAGCTGCAGGTTGTTTCCGCGCTAGGGCGGGGAGCCAAGGGCGTGGTGTTCCTGGTGCGAGACCTAGGGTTCGATGCCGCCGCAGACGAGTTCTTCGCACTCAAGGTAATCTCCAAGGCTCTGATCGCGGCCAAGGGCGACGGCGATAGTGAGGGAAGCCGGCGCAAGCGAGTCCGATTCGAGCAGCTGGCCTTGAGCCGTTTCCGGCACCCGCTTTTGCCCAGCCTTCACGGCGTTTTCGAATCTGAGAAGCTTGTTGGCTACGCCATTGGCTACTGCCCCGGGCGAGATCTCCACTCCTTAAGGAAGAGACAGACCGAGAAGATGTTCTCCGATGATATTATCAG attttatGCTGCGGAATTGGTGCTAGCGCTGGAGTATTTGCACGGATTGGGGATAGTATACAGAGATTTGAAACCAGAAAACATCATGATTCAAGAAAATGGCCACCTAATGCTCGTTGATTTCGATCTCTCGACGGAGCTCCCCGTGAAAACTCCTCAGGTCGTGAACTCGGCGGCGAGCTCTAACTCGCCAAAGAGAAAGAGGCGGTTCTCAGCGTTCTACAAGTTCCGCCGCAACTCGGGCATATCGCCGGATGACTCGGCGGGGAAGTCGAACTCGAACGATGCGGACAGGGCGGGGAAATCGAACTCGTTCGTCGGGACGGAGGAGTACGTGGCGCCGGAGATAATTTTAGGGAACGGCCACGATTTCGCCGTAGACTGGTGGTCGTTGGGGGTGGTTTTGTACGAGATGCTGTACGGGGCGACGCCGTTTAGAGGCTCCAGTAGGAAGGATACTTTTTATCGGATTTTAGCGAAGGAGCCGGAGCTTGTCGGCGAAGCGACGTCGTTGCGGGACTTGATCCGAAAACTACTTGAAAAGGACCCAAAGCAGAGGATCGGAGTGGAGGGAATCAAGGGCCACGATTTCTTCAAAGCCGTTGACTGGGATACGATTCTGCAAATCCAACGGCCACCCTTCATTCCTTTGGGGCCCGATATCGAGGACGTGGACGGAAATAAAGGAATTGATTTGGAGTCGTTTGTCGAAGATGCACATAAAAAACATAATGACGAAAAAACCAATACGCCTGAGCAAAATAAAAGTGAGAATACGAACGAGGGGGTGTGGATAAATCAGAATAACAATTCTGAATATAACAAATTCTCTattttttga